The Leptospira neocaledonica genome contains a region encoding:
- a CDS encoding lysophospholipid acyltransferase family protein — translation MVRYIIPYIFLYLFYLPFRILPYRACLVYGRFLVRLLYPLAKKHRKIAYDNISYAFPEYSEEKKKELVWKSFLHIGDLLAGTLFAPRLSRKWMDKYLVYDAESLAIEQKTIQDGVGVVLISGHFGTWEILVQFMGIRMKGGGIYKKVRNPYVDRLIHKLRSKNGIKLVSTEESSQVTKMLKQGYWVGFGSDQNAGKVGIFVDFFNRKASTYQGPALMAYLTGAKMLLYSVLCGEKGKVMVRVKDLGFVDKSAFSDREAAIRHYTEVWTKALEEEVKLYPEQYFWVHRRWRTKPGDFPGQT, via the coding sequence TTGGTTCGCTATATTATTCCCTATATCTTTTTATACTTATTTTATCTACCGTTCAGAATTCTACCTTATAGAGCCTGCTTAGTTTACGGAAGATTTTTAGTACGTCTTCTTTATCCACTCGCTAAAAAACATCGTAAGATAGCTTACGATAATATTTCTTATGCATTCCCTGAATATTCGGAAGAAAAGAAGAAGGAACTAGTATGGAAAAGTTTTCTTCATATAGGTGATCTTCTTGCAGGTACTTTATTCGCTCCTCGTTTAAGCCGTAAATGGATGGATAAATATCTAGTCTATGATGCAGAGTCTTTGGCAATCGAACAGAAAACGATCCAAGATGGGGTGGGAGTTGTTTTGATCTCAGGACATTTTGGGACCTGGGAAATCCTTGTACAATTTATGGGGATTAGAATGAAGGGAGGAGGGATTTATAAAAAAGTCCGAAATCCTTATGTGGACAGACTCATTCATAAATTAAGAAGTAAGAATGGAATCAAGTTGGTTTCTACTGAAGAGTCCAGCCAAGTTACTAAGATGTTAAAACAAGGATACTGGGTAGGATTCGGTTCGGACCAAAATGCAGGTAAGGTCGGGATCTTTGTAGACTTCTTCAATCGTAAAGCTTCTACTTACCAAGGTCCTGCGTTGATGGCGTATTTGACCGGCGCAAAGATGTTACTTTATTCTGTTTTATGCGGAGAGAAAGGAAAGGTCATGGTTCGCGTTAAGGATCTTGGCTTCGTAGATAAATCTGCATTTTCGGATAGAGAAGCTGCGATCCGCCATTATACTGAAGTTTGGACCAAAGCATTAGAAGAAGAAGTTAAACTATATCCTGAACAATATTTTTGGGTACATAGAAGATGGAGGACCAAACCGGGAGATTTTCCGGGTCAAACTTAG
- a CDS encoding helix-turn-helix domain-containing protein yields the protein MVPAIPIISFTICVFSAFLIFTKRPRYPFDSIYSVFTIFLSVPHLGHLLAYRFEWGPEFLDFTILFPYTYGPLLLLYIRNLTTEGKSFRRTDLLHFVPFVFLQFILLAKLFFFQSPEEELYPHEWHRPSRGFHPNGGLLVTSMLVYSIWTFLLLNRHRRNIVNHFSNIDGIKDLRWMYWSLVLFVISTCVHFLLEGLLFTDLPPETYEPRLIRGAAVLAFSVFFCWFGVRQTVVYTHRELHAFKTKTSKEEEEVEEERKKYEKSGLREDMIPEYLSKIRGYMESEKPYKDSEFSIDLLSENTEVPRFYITQILSETLETNFYNFVNEYRIKDIIFVLGNISEERPNFLRLALEYGFNSKSTFNTSFKKVTGKTPTQYLEEISEVSSR from the coding sequence ATGGTTCCTGCGATACCGATCATTTCGTTTACAATCTGCGTTTTTTCCGCCTTTTTAATTTTTACCAAACGACCTAGGTATCCTTTCGATTCAATTTATTCTGTATTTACGATCTTTCTTTCGGTACCCCATTTAGGGCATTTGCTTGCCTATAGATTCGAATGGGGTCCTGAGTTTTTAGATTTTACCATCCTATTTCCTTATACTTATGGTCCATTATTATTATTGTATATTCGAAATCTGACAACGGAAGGTAAGAGTTTCAGAAGAACGGACCTTCTTCATTTTGTTCCTTTTGTATTCCTCCAATTTATACTTTTAGCCAAGTTGTTCTTTTTCCAAAGTCCCGAAGAAGAATTGTATCCTCATGAATGGCATAGGCCGAGTAGGGGATTTCATCCAAACGGCGGATTATTGGTCACTTCCATGTTGGTGTATTCCATTTGGACGTTTTTACTTTTGAACAGACATAGAAGGAATATAGTAAATCATTTTTCTAATATAGATGGTATTAAGGATTTACGATGGATGTATTGGAGTTTAGTTTTATTCGTAATTTCTACCTGTGTCCATTTTTTGTTAGAAGGTTTGCTATTTACGGACCTTCCTCCGGAAACCTACGAGCCGAGACTGATCAGAGGAGCAGCCGTTTTAGCATTCTCCGTTTTTTTCTGCTGGTTCGGTGTAAGACAAACCGTGGTTTACACTCATAGAGAACTGCATGCATTTAAGACAAAAACTTCAAAAGAAGAAGAGGAGGTAGAAGAAGAACGCAAAAAATACGAAAAATCCGGACTAAGAGAAGATATGATCCCAGAGTATCTATCTAAGATTCGTGGTTATATGGAGTCTGAAAAACCTTATAAAGATTCCGAATTTTCTATCGATCTACTTTCCGAAAATACGGAAGTTCCAAGATTCTATATCACACAAATCTTAAGCGAAACGTTGGAAACAAATTTCTATAATTTCGTAAACGAATATAGGATCAAAGATATCATCTTTGTTTTGGGAAATATTTCGGAAGAACGTCCGAATTTTTTGAGATTGGCCCTTGAGTATGGGTTCAATTCCAAGTCCACTTTTAACACTTCTTTTAAAAAAGTCACAGGGAAGACACCGACACAATATCTGGAAGAAATTTCCGAAGTGAGTTCACGTTAA
- a CDS encoding YHYH protein — translation MLRLRSVLLIAIAAFIWNCDNSGGSDLSSTAVLLAASQCTPTTTTTMPTTLTSTASCPAAINESNDDLGFGGPTCVTSIAAEAPCWMKTSFHCVTITVEGSNYVITTNDRPPHKSTYYTGTDSTYTESMDSGFHTNPNHIITQNITMTIPTTPTVTDCSQSNAGTDSVGITTLGVVIFNNQAAPGDSFATEYYTMDPSQGHPQNTGKYHYHTEPYKITNDDDNMVGIMLDGFPIYGKKNQSGSYPTLDSTTHTTSCTTTEFVDSTYCYHVENQTGLNGYIIGSYFKGTPGSVD, via the coding sequence ATGCTTCGATTACGATCTGTCCTACTGATTGCTATTGCAGCTTTTATTTGGAATTGTGATAATTCTGGAGGGAGTGATCTTTCTTCCACAGCGGTTTTATTGGCCGCTTCTCAATGTACACCAACAACCACCACTACAATGCCCACAACTCTTACGTCCACTGCGTCTTGCCCCGCTGCGATTAATGAGTCTAATGATGATCTTGGTTTTGGGGGGCCTACCTGTGTAACTAGCATTGCTGCAGAGGCTCCTTGCTGGATGAAGACCAGTTTTCACTGTGTGACTATTACTGTAGAAGGTTCCAATTATGTGATCACAACCAATGATCGGCCTCCACATAAAAGCACCTACTATACTGGTACGGATAGTACTTACACTGAGAGCATGGACTCAGGTTTCCATACCAATCCAAATCATATTATTACCCAGAATATCACGATGACGATCCCGACTACTCCTACAGTTACGGATTGTTCACAATCCAATGCAGGAACGGATTCTGTCGGAATTACAACATTGGGTGTTGTGATCTTCAATAACCAGGCGGCTCCTGGAGATTCTTTTGCAACTGAATATTATACAATGGACCCATCTCAAGGCCACCCACAGAATACTGGAAAATATCATTATCATACGGAGCCTTATAAAATCACAAATGATGATGATAATATGGTAGGGATCATGCTGGATGGTTTCCCAATTTATGGAAAGAAAAATCAATCAGGTTCTTATCCTACATTGGATTCTACCACACATACCACTTCCTGTACAACTACCGAATTTGTTGATTCGACTTATTGTTATCACGTGGAAAACCAAACAGGTTTAAACGGATACATCATAGGGAGTTATTTCAAGGGAACTCCAGGTTCCGTAGACTAA
- a CDS encoding toxin-antitoxin system YwqK family antitoxin, with product MKFYLFTICFLLVACDPARVVSTDPSITRNGRVVFYGGEKFYGFLESRTEELGIVRVTSYKNGLPDGIEKDVHSNGQVLAEREFSQGKKIGTHLGWFPDGKKRFHNEYSEGQFHGSQWEWRNSGTLYSYAKFDHGKVVGKKMWRENGQIYMNFVIYQGRAYGMTGGKLCSQVRGDEDGNTVLF from the coding sequence TTGAAGTTCTATTTATTCACGATCTGCTTTCTTCTAGTCGCTTGCGATCCGGCTCGGGTTGTAAGCACTGATCCTTCTATTACTCGAAATGGAAGGGTTGTTTTTTATGGAGGAGAAAAGTTCTACGGCTTTTTGGAATCAAGGACGGAAGAATTGGGAATCGTCCGTGTAACTTCTTACAAGAACGGTTTGCCTGATGGAATCGAAAAAGATGTACATTCTAACGGCCAAGTTTTGGCAGAAAGAGAATTTTCCCAGGGGAAGAAGATCGGAACTCATCTTGGTTGGTTTCCCGACGGTAAAAAACGTTTTCATAATGAATACTCAGAGGGGCAGTTTCACGGCTCCCAATGGGAATGGAGAAACTCCGGTACATTATATTCTTACGCAAAATTCGATCATGGAAAAGTGGTTGGAAAGAAGATGTGGAGAGAGAACGGGCAGATCTATATGAACTTTGTGATCTATCAAGGACGAGCATATGGGATGACGGGCGGAAAATTATGCAGCCAAGTTAGAGGAGATGAAGATGGGAATACGGTCCTATTTTAA
- a CDS encoding SCO family protein, producing MGIRSYFKILFCSLILISLSIGCSKDPKEEYSQEITDFSLPQKDKLPLYYGKDLQPVWENKNTFKPREISKFIMKDQENQNISEVSCKGKITVVSFFFTKCAGICPTITNNLSLVQKEFEADTKIQILSFSATPDLDSPQVLKEYGSKRKIRYEKWKLLTGNQKEIYALARDSFNADTAIPKENAKKKLTENDFLHSDHVYLLDSQLRLRGIYNGKMKSSIQELNSDIEVLRREL from the coding sequence ATGGGAATACGGTCCTATTTTAAAATTTTATTCTGCAGTTTGATTTTAATCTCTCTTTCGATCGGTTGTTCTAAAGATCCGAAAGAGGAATATTCGCAAGAAATCACCGACTTCTCCTTACCTCAAAAGGATAAACTTCCTTTATATTATGGAAAAGATCTTCAACCGGTCTGGGAGAATAAAAATACTTTTAAACCAAGAGAGATTTCCAAATTTATAATGAAGGATCAGGAGAATCAGAATATTTCTGAAGTGTCCTGTAAGGGAAAAATTACTGTTGTTTCCTTTTTCTTTACTAAATGTGCCGGGATCTGTCCTACAATTACTAATAATTTGAGTTTGGTGCAGAAGGAATTCGAGGCCGACACCAAGATCCAAATTTTGTCCTTCTCCGCCACACCTGATTTGGATTCTCCTCAGGTTTTAAAAGAATACGGATCCAAACGAAAAATCCGTTATGAAAAATGGAAACTTCTGACAGGAAATCAAAAAGAAATTTATGCTTTAGCAAGAGATTCATTTAACGCGGACACAGCGATCCCGAAAGAAAACGCTAAAAAGAAGCTCACTGAAAATGATTTCCTTCACTCGGATCATGTGTATCTTTTAGATTCTCAACTTAGATTACGCGGAATTTATAATGGAAAGATGAAGTCTTCTATCCAGGAATTGAATTCAGATATAGAAGTTTTGAGACGAGAACTTTGA
- a CDS encoding type II toxin-antitoxin system VapC family toxin, producing MNYLLDTHAILWVLFQPENLSYKVESEILNQTNRIFISSISLWEISLKFSLRKMDLQGITPEQLPKKIREAGFEFIGDSPEIFANYYKLPTGKHTDPFDRFLVWQAVSFDFVFITKDRYLKEYNPLGLRLFW from the coding sequence GTGAATTATCTATTGGATACACATGCAATCTTATGGGTATTATTTCAGCCGGAGAATTTATCTTATAAAGTTGAATCAGAAATTTTAAACCAGACGAACCGGATCTTTATTAGTAGTATTTCTTTGTGGGAAATTTCACTGAAATTTTCTCTAAGAAAGATGGACTTACAAGGAATTACACCAGAGCAACTGCCTAAAAAGATCCGAGAAGCTGGATTTGAATTTATCGGAGATTCTCCTGAGATATTTGCGAATTATTATAAGCTGCCGACCGGGAAACATACAGACCCATTCGATAGATTTCTGGTTTGGCAAGCGGTAAGTTTTGATTTTGTGTTTATTACAAAAGATAGATACTTAAAGGAGTATAACCCTCTGGGTTTAAGATTGTTTTGGTAA
- a CDS encoding endonuclease/exonuclease/phosphatase family protein, producing MMHCPLIRFLGIPFAFLITISIIAKGPIKKLKITSFNSYFLYDEIGDSHKFPKDRRHRTEEDFAKIKKIILSNHPDIIGFQEIENETALQHIIINEYECTATVTPGYSQELGLCWKKELGKPTISELEQLSIRPGLRKGLLAEFNFDGKKVFILVVHLKAGHSPKDKKERKEQILVLKDILPSLGKFVLLGDFNEVLERRIDLWKILQKNLKLKIANYKQKSDCWQHNDGFIDYLITNMEWQEGSFIQTKFESDDGNFDGNPSAEKGLSDHCPVSADLLLER from the coding sequence ATGATGCACTGCCCACTGATCCGATTTCTGGGAATTCCCTTCGCTTTCCTAATAACAATCTCCATTATCGCGAAAGGTCCCATAAAAAAACTTAAAATCACAAGCTTCAATTCCTACTTTTTATATGATGAGATAGGAGATTCACATAAGTTTCCTAAAGATAGAAGGCATAGAACGGAAGAAGATTTTGCCAAAATAAAAAAGATAATTCTTTCCAATCATCCCGACATAATCGGATTCCAAGAAATAGAAAACGAAACCGCACTTCAGCATATTATAATAAATGAATATGAGTGCACAGCGACAGTTACTCCAGGTTATTCTCAAGAGTTAGGATTATGTTGGAAGAAGGAACTTGGAAAACCGACTATCAGCGAATTAGAACAACTTTCCATTCGCCCGGGCCTGAGAAAGGGACTTCTTGCAGAGTTCAATTTCGATGGTAAGAAAGTTTTTATCTTAGTAGTTCACTTGAAAGCGGGACATTCTCCAAAGGACAAGAAGGAAAGAAAGGAACAGATACTTGTATTGAAGGATATTCTGCCTTCCCTAGGTAAATTTGTTTTGTTAGGAGATTTTAATGAGGTTCTGGAAAGAAGAATAGATCTCTGGAAAATTCTTCAAAAAAATCTAAAACTTAAGATAGCGAACTATAAACAAAAATCGGATTGTTGGCAACACAATGACGGCTTTATAGATTACCTGATCACGAATATGGAATGGCAAGAAGGAAGTTTTATCCAAACCAAGTTCGAATCTGACGATGGCAATTTTGACGGGAATCCAAGCGCAGAAAAAGGCCTTTCGGATCATTGTCCAGTGAGCGCGGATTTATTATTGGAAAGATGA
- a CDS encoding cytochrome c3 family protein: MNKKALKLSVPLIAIAAVAYLIFSPSKYVGYSPDQPIPFNHKIHAGDNKIDCRYCHTGVETSAHATVPNTSTCMNCHSLVAKNSPDIKFLSESYTNKKPIEWVKIHDLPDHVQFNHSRHISRGVDCSQCHGNVAEMVKVKQVASLNMGYCINCHRENNAPTDCSTCHR; encoded by the coding sequence ATGAATAAGAAAGCTTTGAAACTTTCGGTTCCGCTTATTGCTATTGCAGCAGTGGCTTACCTGATTTTTTCTCCCTCCAAATATGTAGGCTACTCTCCGGATCAGCCTATACCTTTTAACCACAAGATTCACGCAGGTGATAATAAGATAGATTGTCGTTATTGTCATACTGGTGTAGAAACAAGCGCGCACGCAACGGTTCCGAATACTTCTACTTGTATGAACTGTCACTCGCTTGTTGCAAAGAACAGCCCAGATATAAAATTTTTGAGCGAAAGTTACACGAACAAGAAACCGATCGAGTGGGTGAAAATCCACGACCTTCCGGATCATGTTCAGTTCAATCACTCTCGCCATATCTCAAGAGGCGTGGATTGTTCGCAATGCCACGGCAATGTAGCTGAAATGGTCAAGGTCAAGCAGGTAGCATCTCTGAATATGGGATACTGTATCAACTGCCACCGGGAGAACAATGCTCCTACCGACTGTTCCACCTGTCACAGATAA
- a CDS encoding TAT-variant-translocated molybdopterin oxidoreductase, whose protein sequence is MDKKNFQKEKKAHWLSLELKDNEKETKDLARSEFFTSPDPVIARIKSGEFDRKTFLKLMGAGVAMTSLNCVRKPVEKIVPYVDLKTDEGTFDFVKHGQAYYYATVFNGTGYLVRSKDGRPLKLEGNEDHPVSQGALGASGQAAIFDLYDPDRAQGPAAISGGKVENIQWAALDSKVQEALSKNKGNTVIVTRPLDSPSTKAIIADFLKAVGGGQHLEISITSPEDAISKAQAASYGKALVPNYNFELANTILSIDCDFMGGWLSPEEHQKDFAKRRNLRDGAKDLNYFIAAESVPTMSGSNADLRLPIRPGDQSKLALAIAAGLGELGANTKDVTGASTVESLAGELGVSAEGVRKTAKALWTNKGRSLVVAGGLAASTKEAVDLQILVNFLNSTLDNDGKTVDYATPKKEGLADYSGNLNKLTEALKQTKVGVLFLYDTNLVYQAGDSWKDLLHRAALTVSLADRADETALASNYLASTTHFLESWGDSEGTKGIFSIQQPAIRPLFNTRSFEDSLIAFAGGSLSNEKSFYEFVMNSWTKKLGSKQKWEELLRVGTTVRAKDRSKTASATRGFNKAALKKPASYPAGIRLALYETSSIGDGRAANNSLLQELPDPVTKVTWDNYVVISPALAKEKGIQSNDVVSVKTTKGSIELPAQVQPGVHKDTIGIAVGYGRTAAGKVGNEVGKNAYALAEDGVFSGISVTSLEKTGKTYKLACTQHHHVLSPGFGYEDRPLVQSTSLEEWKKNPASGVKESEIPKIKKDGKMVYAAGANPVHEYPGYKWGMAIDLTACTGCGSCVIACQVENNIPVVGRDEVRVGREMHWLRIDRYYIGDPEKPEDLQIAHQPMMCQQCDNAPCETVCPVAATVHSSEGINDMVYNRCVGTRYCSNNCPYKVRRYNWAQHWYNDTGAEKGSRTPRYLGLNPEVTVRGRGVMEKCNFCAHKIAEAKIHAKNEGRTLKDGEVRCACEQSCAADAISFGNTNDKTSKVSKLSADPRSFRVLEYLNVGPQVAYLTRVRA, encoded by the coding sequence ATGGATAAAAAGAATTTCCAGAAAGAAAAGAAAGCTCACTGGCTCTCCCTCGAACTGAAAGATAACGAAAAAGAAACGAAGGACCTAGCACGCTCTGAATTTTTCACTTCTCCGGATCCAGTAATCGCAAGAATTAAATCCGGCGAGTTCGATCGTAAAACTTTCCTCAAATTGATGGGTGCGGGAGTCGCAATGACTTCCTTAAATTGTGTACGCAAGCCTGTCGAAAAAATCGTTCCATACGTGGATCTGAAAACTGACGAAGGTACTTTTGATTTCGTAAAACACGGACAAGCGTATTACTATGCTACCGTATTTAACGGAACCGGTTACTTAGTTAGATCTAAAGACGGACGTCCTCTAAAATTAGAAGGAAACGAAGATCACCCTGTTTCTCAAGGTGCTCTTGGTGCTTCTGGCCAAGCTGCTATTTTTGATCTATATGATCCAGACAGAGCACAAGGTCCGGCGGCAATTTCCGGCGGAAAAGTGGAGAATATCCAATGGGCCGCTTTGGATTCTAAAGTTCAGGAAGCTCTTTCTAAGAACAAAGGTAATACTGTAATCGTAACTAGACCTCTTGATTCTCCTTCTACCAAAGCGATCATCGCTGACTTCTTAAAAGCAGTCGGTGGGGGACAACATTTAGAGATCTCTATCACTTCTCCGGAAGATGCAATTTCCAAAGCTCAAGCGGCTTCTTACGGAAAGGCACTTGTTCCTAACTATAATTTCGAATTGGCGAACACGATCCTGTCCATCGATTGCGATTTTATGGGTGGATGGTTGTCTCCTGAAGAACACCAAAAGGATTTTGCAAAACGCAGAAACCTAAGAGATGGAGCAAAGGATCTTAACTACTTCATCGCTGCCGAATCCGTTCCTACTATGTCTGGATCTAACGCGGATCTTAGACTTCCGATTCGTCCTGGTGACCAGTCCAAACTGGCTCTTGCAATTGCTGCGGGTCTGGGAGAATTAGGAGCAAATACTAAGGATGTTACCGGAGCTTCTACAGTAGAAAGTCTCGCAGGAGAACTTGGAGTTAGCGCAGAGGGAGTCCGTAAAACTGCAAAAGCACTTTGGACAAACAAAGGTAGATCTCTTGTGGTAGCCGGTGGTCTTGCCGCTTCTACTAAAGAAGCTGTGGATCTTCAAATCCTTGTGAACTTCTTAAACTCTACCTTAGACAACGACGGTAAGACTGTTGATTACGCTACTCCTAAGAAAGAAGGGTTAGCGGATTATTCAGGTAACTTAAATAAACTTACTGAAGCATTAAAACAAACTAAAGTAGGAGTTCTATTCCTCTACGATACCAACTTGGTTTACCAAGCGGGAGATTCTTGGAAGGACCTTCTTCATAGAGCTGCTTTGACTGTAAGTCTTGCTGACAGGGCGGATGAGACTGCGCTTGCTTCCAATTATCTGGCTTCCACTACTCATTTCTTAGAGTCTTGGGGAGATTCAGAAGGAACTAAGGGAATATTCTCTATCCAACAACCTGCGATCCGTCCTTTATTCAACACTCGTTCTTTCGAGGACAGTTTGATCGCTTTCGCAGGCGGATCTCTTTCTAACGAAAAATCGTTTTACGAATTCGTAATGAACTCTTGGACCAAAAAACTAGGTTCTAAACAGAAATGGGAAGAACTTCTCAGAGTTGGAACCACAGTAAGGGCTAAAGACCGCAGCAAAACTGCAAGTGCTACTCGTGGCTTCAATAAAGCGGCCCTGAAAAAGCCTGCAAGTTATCCTGCTGGAATCCGTTTGGCTCTTTATGAGACAAGCTCCATCGGAGACGGTAGAGCCGCGAATAACTCTCTATTACAAGAGCTTCCGGATCCTGTTACCAAGGTTACTTGGGACAACTACGTAGTTATTTCTCCTGCATTGGCGAAAGAAAAAGGGATCCAATCCAATGATGTGGTTTCCGTTAAAACCACCAAAGGTTCTATCGAACTTCCTGCTCAGGTTCAACCTGGAGTTCACAAGGATACGATCGGAATCGCTGTTGGTTACGGTAGAACTGCAGCTGGTAAAGTAGGAAACGAAGTAGGTAAGAACGCTTATGCTCTTGCAGAAGATGGAGTATTCTCTGGAATTTCCGTGACTTCTCTCGAGAAAACAGGCAAAACCTACAAGCTTGCTTGCACCCAGCACCACCACGTTTTATCTCCAGGTTTCGGATACGAAGATCGTCCTTTGGTTCAATCTACTTCTTTGGAAGAATGGAAAAAGAATCCAGCTTCCGGAGTGAAAGAATCCGAAATTCCTAAAATTAAAAAAGACGGTAAGATGGTCTACGCAGCCGGAGCAAACCCGGTTCATGAATACCCTGGTTATAAATGGGGTATGGCTATCGATTTGACTGCTTGCACCGGTTGCGGTTCTTGCGTCATCGCTTGCCAAGTAGAGAACAATATTCCTGTAGTAGGAAGAGACGAAGTTAGAGTGGGTCGCGAGATGCATTGGCTTCGTATCGACCGTTACTATATCGGTGATCCTGAAAAACCGGAAGATCTACAGATCGCTCACCAGCCTATGATGTGCCAACAGTGTGATAACGCTCCTTGTGAGACTGTTTGCCCTGTTGCAGCTACCGTTCATAGTTCCGAAGGGATCAACGACATGGTTTATAACCGTTGCGTTGGAACTCGTTACTGCTCTAACAACTGTCCTTACAAAGTTCGTCGTTATAACTGGGCTCAACACTGGTATAACGATACCGGAGCCGAAAAAGGATCCAGAACTCCGAGATATCTCGGACTCAATCCTGAAGTTACGGTTCGTGGTAGAGGGGTTATGGAAAAATGTAACTTCTGCGCTCATAAGATCGCAGAGGCTAAAATCCATGCTAAGAACGAAGGTAGAACTCTTAAAGACGGAGAAGTTCGTTGTGCTTGCGAGCAAAGCTGTGCAGCAGATGCGATCAGCTTCGGTAATACCAACGATAAAACTTCTAAGGTTTCCAAACTTAGTGCGGATCCTAGATCTTTCCGAGTTCTCGAGTATTTAAATGTCGGTCCCCAGGTCGCATATCTGACCAGGGTAAGAGCTTAA
- the nrfD gene encoding NrfD/PsrC family molybdoenzyme membrane anchor subunit: protein MPNAIKEALDIQPLVTGGKSVRDVTEDILKPVEAFPTSLWWKAFILALTITVIDLGIIGYLVYEGLYILGINNPVGWGFFIVNFVFWIGIGHAGTLISAVLYLFRQEWRTGINRAAEAMTIFAVLTAASTLIIHIGRPWMGFWLFPYPNERGPLWVNFRSPLIWDTFAVSTYLSISLVFWYIGLIPDIAAVRDRATTPIRRKVYDILSFGWVGSNRAWSHLETVAMILAALSTPLVLSVHTIVSFDFAVSIVPGWHTTIFPPYFVAGAIFSGFAMVVTLMVIAREVFQLKDYITMKHLENMNKVIMVTGLIVGLAYSTEFFMAWYSGNEYEGFTFVNRAFGPYGWAYFIMFSCNVFAPQVFWSKKLRNSIPVMFIVSIIVNIGMWFERFVIVMTLHADFLPSSWDKYIPTVYDFMMLLGTFGIFFTMFLLFCRLLPVIAIAEVKTVMPHKDGGHH, encoded by the coding sequence ATACCTAACGCAATCAAAGAAGCCCTGGATATCCAACCCTTAGTCACTGGCGGCAAGTCCGTCCGTGACGTTACGGAGGATATCCTCAAGCCGGTAGAAGCTTTCCCCACTTCCTTGTGGTGGAAGGCTTTCATTCTGGCTCTTACCATTACCGTAATCGATTTAGGTATCATCGGATACTTGGTATACGAAGGTCTTTATATCCTCGGGATTAACAATCCTGTAGGTTGGGGATTTTTCATTGTAAACTTCGTATTCTGGATCGGTATCGGTCACGCAGGAACTCTGATCTCAGCGGTTCTTTATCTGTTCCGCCAAGAGTGGAGAACCGGTATTAACCGTGCTGCAGAAGCGATGACCATTTTCGCGGTGTTAACTGCTGCATCCACTTTGATCATCCACATCGGACGTCCTTGGATGGGATTTTGGTTATTCCCTTATCCGAATGAAAGAGGACCTCTTTGGGTGAACTTCAGATCTCCTCTGATCTGGGATACATTTGCGGTTTCCACTTACTTGAGTATCTCTCTTGTTTTCTGGTATATCGGTTTGATCCCGGATATCGCAGCTGTGAGAGACAGAGCGACCACTCCTATTCGCAGAAAGGTATATGATATTCTTTCCTTCGGATGGGTTGGATCCAATAGAGCTTGGTCTCACTTAGAGACTGTTGCGATGATCCTCGCTGCATTGTCTACTCCTCTGGTTCTTTCGGTGCACACGATCGTATCCTTCGACTTCGCTGTTTCCATCGTTCCTGGATGGCACACTACGATTTTCCCTCCTTACTTCGTTGCCGGTGCGATCTTCTCCGGATTCGCGATGGTGGTTACTCTGATGGTAATCGCAAGGGAAGTCTTCCAACTGAAAGATTATATCACCATGAAACACTTGGAAAACATGAACAAGGTGATCATGGTTACCGGTTTGATCGTGGGTCTTGCTTACTCCACTGAGTTCTTCATGGCTTGGTATTCAGGAAACGAATACGAAGGATTTACCTTCGTAAACAGAGCATTCGGACCTTATGGATGGGCATACTTCATCATGTTCAGCTGTAACGTGTTTGCGCCTCAGGTATTCTGGTCTAAAAAACTTAGAAACAGCATCCCTGTGATGTTCATCGTTTCCATCATCGTAAACATCGGTATGTGGTTCGAACGTTTCGTGATCGTAATGACATTACACGCGGACTTCTTACCTTCCAGCTGGGATAAATACATTCCAACGGTTTACGACTTCATGATGTTACTCGGAACCTTCGGTATCTTCTTCACTATGTTCCTTCTCTTCTGTAGATTACTTCCAGTAATCGCGATCGCGGAAGTGAAAACAGTAATGCCTCATAAAGATGGAGGTCATCATTAA